The proteins below are encoded in one region of Silene latifolia isolate original U9 population chromosome 2, ASM4854445v1, whole genome shotgun sequence:
- the LOC141641980 gene encoding uncharacterized protein LOC141641980 → MDESLMNKVWYIETRPANPLDEENATVFGGGLCVDPSGLILTVASVVTIPSLNQADCIIKARPSSDTSLDSRIVTLIDKFPQFDLALLQVSIFPDEHLDFLSLGDSATVDAADTVYAFVHSNGFLYSGVSGYSNYPFPRDALYPGILERTVIEPPVPVALGRQRQSFNSTHHFRTVASILGNNDVQFRHMHPRLPLVQVTGFGRDPGCAGCPLFRLRDGHLIGLFSLRKHDFHFIIPQTFLKRFVDHVREKHDC, encoded by the coding sequence ATGGATGAATCACTTATGAACAAGGTTTGGTATATTGAAACGCGTCCTGCAAATCCACTAGATGAGGAAAATGCTACTGTATTCGGTGGTGGTTTATGTGTTGATCCTTCTGGTTTGATCTTGACTGTGGCTTCTGTTGTTACTATCCCTTCTTTAAATCAAGCTGATTGCATTATTAAAGCTAGACCATCGTCTGATACTAGTTTGGATTCTAGAATTGTCACCTTGATTGACAAGTTTCCCCAATTTGATTTAGCTTTATTGCAAGTATCTATTTTCCCGGATGAACACTTGGATTTTCTGTCTCTTGGGGATTCTGCTACTGTTGACGCTGCTGACACCGTTTATGCTTTTGTTCATAGTAACGGTTTTCTTTATTCTGGAGTATCCGGATATTCTAATTATCCCTTTCCTCGAGATGCTCTTTACCCTGGCATCTTAGAAAGAACCGTCATAGAACCACCTGTACCCGTAGCTTTAGGCCGCCAACGCCAGTCCTTTAACTCGACTCATCATTTTAGAACGGTTGCTTCTATCCTAGGTAACAATGATGTTCAATTCCGTCACATGCATCCAAGACTCCCCCTAGTCCAAGTGACCGGATTTGGTAGAGACCCTGGTTGTGCTGGATGTCCTTTATTTAGGTTAAGGGATGGTCACCTTATTGGCCTTTTCAGTCTTCGCAAGCATGACTTTCACTTCATTATCCCACAGACGTTCCTTAAAAGGTTTGTGGATCATGTAAGGGAGAAGCACGACTGTTGA